The nucleotide sequence ctTAACCTTCCAAACTAGAAATCAAATGGTAAGATATATCGACTTGCAGTCCTTTCAGTATTCGGTGACCCCCCTCTacatgggcgtacccagctaggggcaggggggggcagctgccccccccccctagaagcgtcagaaaaattcaaaaacaagcgaaaagtaaaaaaaatatacttattcagcaaaaaaatttagtttgaccggtaaaaaaatccaaatctttccaaaaatgggcttaattttcaattcataaagatagaaaatttcatgaaaattctattgcttttaaagttgtaaatttagtcacttctcatatttgatgttttactgctaATTTGTAGAGGatcaatacaaaaatgaacttatataaactcaaaaactattaaaagcccaatggggggggggggggcaggaCAAGGCACTTGTCCGTACTGTATTACattcaagaattttaaaaaaaatgtaaaaatgggcaaatatttcgtaactatttttgctttctttttctaacgtaatttcagtaaataaattcattcagtaatgtatttttcgaaaagaaggaagttgtcacgtaatctttttcatatatttaaggtatatttaagaatttataacgaaagcctaaaaatccacagagaaagtaaaaatatagtgttagaatatgttttagaaaagtcGTACTTGAGTCttctaaaaatcgtattttttgcCACTAACGGTTCACCATATGAGAAGAaagcaagtttcttaaaatgattctaccgattatttttaataatcttcttcttaatggcctatacacattgggaactgttttcgtcaaaaattgcatttttgacagaattgtgatgtttccacctagagaagtgcagaaaattttcttctaaaaagcatttgcttttttgaaaattactcccaatgtgtaggcCTTAAGACATCTTAATAACTTGTCCTGATGGACCTTTAATTTCCTCGGgggatatgtttaaaaaaagaagctCCAAGGACTCCGGAAGTTTATTTGAAGCCATCAAATGGAGCAACAGacgtgaaatttaagaatatgtaaTTAAAGCTGAGGCCGTatattgactttgaactttgatctgATGAAGGGCTATGCGGGTCAAAAAGgctgaaaatagcatattttctaactttttttctcaacataataaaaattttattaaattcaagctcctaggcatataaaatcataacatttaaactattttttcacatttttattaaaaaaataaataaaaattcggccGTTAGGACCTGATTGTCGGAAACGTTTATTGGAAAACTTTCGTTATTAACGATTACATAGAGTAGATTCATCTGACCctaaaaaccgttttttttctgttcagaTGAGTTAAACCCGTACTTGAACTTCAGGACTTTTGAAATAAAGATTAAAttgggtttttgggaaaatttaatacataaatatgattttcggaGTATTTTTGTTTCGCcttgcaaaataaattgttatcaaagcaacaaaaaatccatGGTTCAAGTTAGTGTAACTCGTAGTCTAAtaggaaataatttgtttttttttaacgttaGATTAATCCACACTGAGTCATCGtgatttccaaaagtttttttttttgaaaaagacgtttccaaaaattaggtgCCAAGTTCCAAGGAGTAaaggttaaataaaaatttaaaagaaatgcagtTGAAATGTTGTATTTATACATACTTAAGggctttaattgaaataattttattacgttgacaaaaatgaaagaaaacgtGCTGTTATTAGGCTGCGTGATCCATGTAAccctttaaggggttacgtagatcaaactgactaaaaaaaagcacatttttctataatatttttacaacataatagaaagtttatttaattcaagctcttaggcatataaaagcacaacatttaaagtatattttctgaaattttcttttaaaaattcagctgtagggatctgattttcggaatacggagacctttttgaaaaaaaaaaaacttttcgatggacaagatttcttgaaataaattcatccgaaatttaaaaaccaaatatttcctgttagctaatgagtCGAACCAGTCCTTAGTCATCAGCATCATTGTCATTTTCAACAGCATATCCCTTATTGAAGTTTGCGTCCTTGAACGAATggcatttttgaagtattttacaccATGTTTTGTTTTATAGAATAAGTtatgatcaagtaaacataaaatccttcttTCGAGGACTAGTTTTATTCATcacctaacaggaaatattaacgtttttaatattagaaaacatagctaaatggctgaattttgatttttttcttaaattaaaatgcagcaaatatagtttaaatcttcTTCTTATGTCCaagaacttgattttttttttattatgctggaaaagaaatttagaaaaaaacattcaGTTTATTAGTCTTAAGTAAATttcgttaaataaaaatgtcaaagctGGAAATTTTTAGAACCATATCATTAATTCTATAAAGACTGATAGTCCTTTTTGCCTTGAAGGGTTTCACAAAACGAAATGTTAAGACCAATGTTCCAtattaagtttaataaaatataagctccaaaacattatttaatgtttttgtatatgcttattattatcagaaatgaataaagaCAGGTGTAATAGTAAAAATGCACTGTGTTCTACAGATCGGAAGGGGCTTTATCAGATATTtcagattaaatatgaactaacgaAATGCATCCTTGCTGTAGTTATTTGGTAAGAAGTtgcgaataatttctaaaaattaattttatttttggtcaaTAATATGAGAGACAATGCACACtggtccgaggaacactgatgatcgttccttaatcaatacctacaaattgggcataggctaatctctcgtgaaaagtaggaccagtttgtatatagatattttttatctcattttgttttttatgtttttttttttcaaaataaaaattatgtagcCCCCCCCCCACCGCCAACAAAATTTAAGACTTAGCCCCCCCCtaactgaaatcctgggtacgcccttgcCCCTCTACCCCATAAAGGGACATTATAGAGATTTCCGGGTTAAGTAACGTTGGACTGAAACAATTTGTTATGACTTGCCTAATTGGaaactaatttataaaatattttttttgaaatttccctAAAAGTAAGAGAAttgggcatctttgaattgatgcgtattaaaaattctaattcaataaactgttctcggccgtcgaaatggataaaattggctcgacgcgatcctttacccccaaaattcaatttacaatcgaattttcatgcattccgagttgctAGCTCTCTGCTAAGAATCtgagctaccataagcttatctgggcttatcactggttagtttctattttaaatagtcttaGTGGGGAAagccaacaaaagaaagaaaagttcattgaaatcggttaatacaCATTGGAGATatagtccggtccatatggatataaggtaaagtaccctttattcgaccggttcctctattcgaccggtagatttatttatgcaatttaatatatttgctataatattttgtgtatgatctaacattaataggtcaattattctttaaataatacgaatcagggacaaattcatagaaattgatgaaattcaccatcaaatattcaaaaattgatccaccggtcgaatagaggaacccggtcgagtaagggtactttaccatagtaagggtcggggtacagtgggttggagtagagacggatgggacccattattagaaagatcttgctctCACGTGcaatatatgctaaaatttcatagaaTTCTCTTcgtaaatacagaaaatgcagtccgggaTCTGgccaagacatttttggttatagctcgggtcagggaacatcgagggaggggttgcgacccaccgttggaaaggtcttgacctcagctacaacatactaaaatttaaagaaaaagcatcgtctagttttcgaaatattcgagatcgattaatcgaaaatcgatttttcgattaatagatccttcgatttaatcggataaaattggggtgtcacaaCGGCTACAGTTTATAGTACTccacaagagctttccaaaacaccgatttttttctaaatccgATAATTAGAAACAGAGATATAACCAtttgaaaatagaatttttgaccCCCTATAGTTCGGATCAGGGGGGTTGGAGGGGattaagtttggtatcgatctAAAGATCTTAGACCCaggtataacatactaaaatttgagatcgatccgtaccataggggctgagttattgaaaaaacagaatttagtggtgtttcaaaatggcgggaGGAGGGGGTGGTGGGTGGATCGGATACCACCTACTTCTAGCCTCCCatcggacggacgggacgggacgtccacaaaaatcgatttttggcgcaaataatattcgtgatctatgagtgtcaaaacgtgtatatgcaaaatttgggcccgatctgacgaggtcggactTCACctttgaccacaaaagctgagattgtaaagcaTCTCAgataaaagtatatttaaacaaaaattaattatcggtgagtaactggttcattaccggttcacaaccgatttgaaccgatttgaaccgatttataaatcactcaaaatatttcccgaAATACAcatcaggagtaatttaattgaatttcgtataaaaattatttatcgcgGTTATGAACCGGCTCATTACCGCTTCACAAccaattggaaccgattcagtttcaggaaattccaagacttttgcaacgagcccaaatatgaccccattcgcggaatgattcaacggtattttcatctaaggacgaaatgtccacctgggcacgcgttttcgagcaatcccaaaaaacatggttttggtggggtaGCGGAGGGGTGGGGGCAAACGAGGggaatgttaacgatccttaggTCTACTTAAGAGGGGTggtcccccgaaggttccaagtcgctATATCGTAGCGACTTGGactttggcctctagagctggtgaCAGCCAAACGGAtagacagacagacggacaaacagcgtgacgacatttctcagaaatcgtctgaaacgtgaggATTTGTTGACAAaggtggtctccggggggttaaaggtggaaattttgggagggggggggtgaaaaaatcgacgGATTATACTGCTCTATCTCtgaggagttcgagcagtatttAGTTATTACGTATCTTTTGAGATCGTATGAAGCGTGCgcattttccctttttttacTCCTAGACATGGCATAACAATAGTTTTCTTTCAAATAGACTTCTATTGTCATCGTGTTTCTGGGCACCATACTACATGTTTAAACTCAATGGTAACAGATTAAACAGCTTTGTTACTAACTTGTATTTTAGTATAAAGGAATCGTGATATTAATACGTGCTACAGAAATTAAATTCTTTCTGTTGCTATACACAGCAAAATTTTAGTGTCTTTTGTTTAGTATATAAAGTAGCTTATGTGTGATCTAACTCATCAGTTTTAAGTAAACTTGTGCCCGAAAACATGTGTAAAATTTTCTACATTGTTGCAGCCTTCTTGTTTAGTACAACGTTGGCTGGCCCAGTTGCCATCACTCCATGtaagaaattttattcaatttcaaaattccgTGATAagagttttaaaatattgtaatagtttttgatcattaatgaaaaatttttaaaggctATGCGTAACAGTAAGATGatattttcagtgtttttaaACTCTTTAACTTCAACTCTTGAATTTTCTAAGGGTTTCTTTTTAACATATCTGgatgataaaaataatattcaaatagTACAGTTTTGGAAAGTGCGTTAAGtaagaaaaataagtaaaataagaAACTCAATAATTCAATCTGTGCAATAgccatttaaattttattttattttaatttcaccTTCTTCCCTTTAACATATTCTAAATCCAAGACGATGTGTactctttttaatatttgagtTAAATTAAGATgactaaataatttttacagGTGGTGACAACAACGGTATAACAGTTTCAGTCGACGTGGACTTATGCTCTGGTACAACTAATCCTTGCGAACTTCAGATAGGTGCTTCCGTTACAATAGTAGTTTCAGTGAACATACCCGCACCGCAGagttataatttaatttacgcTTTTGTGACCGTTAATGGTGCTACATTGTTTGGGCCCTATGATGTATGCGCGGAGGCACCAGGACTATGCCCAGCAAGCGGAACGTTCTCTTACCCGATTACAACGACAGTTCCACCTTTTCCAGGAACATATAATGCTGATATTGAGCTACGAGTCGCCCCCGACCGTGCATCTGATTTAATTTACTGTGGAACAATTACAATTCGTATTGTTTCATAAAatacagataaaaaaaatgatttaaaaaatggATTTCAAATtgcaatgattaaaaaaaaatattgatagcGCATGattatagtgttttttttattgaaaaaattaaatgggTCTTAGCTGCGATCATGGTTATTTGTACTTTCAAGAGTACGTGGAGGATCGACCCTTTGTTCACGCCTATAACACACAATCCGATGTCCCCAGTCATCCTCAAGCCAGAATTCCAAATTAACTGTAACCCCAGACACTGGAGCTTCAACTTTCATTCCCAATCCGTAACGTGCTACATCATTTGCAAAAAGTGGACAGGAAATGTCACCAATAAGAGAATTGCAGCCAATAAGATATTCCTCAGGTAGTTCGTATGGGATTTCAAGTGGTCCAAGAACTATTGACACTCCAGGAGTTATGGTTACCGTGGAATTTCCTGTAAAATAAGGTTTAAGTAAAAAGTGTGAAAGCATCATAAATTATTCCAAACT is from Phlebotomus papatasi isolate M1 chromosome 1, Ppap_2.1, whole genome shotgun sequence and encodes:
- the LOC129798240 gene encoding uncharacterized protein LOC129798240, producing MFRYVFAVILLAGGISGDLMDGIYSCPNNVPLPLDVYVYGCEQLPCHVHNGEIVYFEMDFLVRNSTVTITPGVSIVLGPLEIPYELPEEYLIGCNSLIGDISCPLFANDVARYGLGMKVEAPVSGVTVNLEFWLEDDWGHRIVCYRREQRVDPPRTLESTNNHDRS